In Nocardia sp. NBC_00403, one DNA window encodes the following:
- a CDS encoding DUF1707 SHOCT-like domain-containing protein, whose translation MATTRYGGIRARDTDRADVCGLLDAALAEGQLTDDEHTARTAKAMRATSFGELDGIVGDLQIPDNLVDAPVVRVDRRRPRRWLVPLAGIIAAAVFGAAVGGITRCAGDGPGSLGSAEHVPVLTTGAGLAYFIAEYRAEFGDTKVDKVTLYPEYVLFERQAAGNPAVTARYHYDGSFRKPTTTTGRKPDVRTLDLAVMDVRALAGLLAGAAQTTKTPGGTVTHASVEFDPSAAADAEPVLQIYTKNETNASGFMTVTFTGEPLRVSTPSH comes from the coding sequence ATGGCGACAACACGATACGGCGGAATTCGAGCCCGCGACACCGACCGTGCGGATGTGTGCGGCCTGCTCGACGCCGCACTGGCCGAGGGTCAGCTCACCGATGACGAGCACACCGCGCGCACCGCAAAGGCCATGCGGGCCACGTCCTTCGGTGAACTGGACGGCATTGTCGGGGATCTGCAGATCCCCGACAACCTCGTCGATGCTCCCGTCGTCCGGGTGGATCGCCGCCGCCCTCGGCGCTGGTTGGTGCCGTTGGCCGGCATCATCGCTGCCGCGGTTTTCGGTGCAGCGGTCGGCGGCATCACCCGGTGCGCGGGCGACGGGCCCGGATCGCTCGGGTCCGCCGAGCACGTGCCGGTGCTCACTACCGGTGCGGGTCTTGCGTACTTCATCGCCGAATATCGCGCCGAGTTCGGGGATACGAAGGTCGACAAGGTGACGTTGTATCCCGAATACGTGCTCTTCGAACGGCAAGCGGCCGGCAACCCGGCCGTGACCGCCCGCTATCACTACGACGGAAGTTTCCGGAAGCCGACGACAACCACCGGCCGCAAACCCGATGTGCGCACCCTGGATCTCGCCGTCATGGACGTGCGTGCGCTCGCTGGGCTCCTTGCGGGTGCTGCGCAGACGACGAAGACGCCGGGCGGCACCGTGACCCATGCCAGCGTTGAGTTCGACCCCAGCGCCGCTGCCGATGCCGAGCCCGTCCTCCAGATTTATACGAAGAACGAGACCAATGCCTCGGGCTTCATGACCGTGACGTTCACCGGAGAGCCCCTCCGGGTCTCCACCCCCAGTCACTAG
- a CDS encoding GyrI-like domain-containing protein has protein sequence MDFEIVTLDESLVAGLTVPLAGREVSARDLDLVNFTWDRYLAREKNVARVAAYIGQNDHAVAVLGYEVAAMEDMDAGDVVTRVPQGRYAKFVVSDKPYDLLRTAWAQVRKAESAGTITRSHTAEIERYTGPTSVEVYVSLD, from the coding sequence GTGGACTTCGAGATAGTCACATTGGATGAGAGCCTGGTCGCCGGACTCACGGTGCCACTCGCCGGTCGCGAGGTGAGCGCACGCGACCTGGACCTGGTGAACTTCACCTGGGACAGATACCTGGCACGAGAGAAGAACGTAGCGCGCGTAGCCGCCTACATCGGCCAGAACGATCACGCGGTCGCCGTGCTCGGATACGAGGTCGCGGCGATGGAGGACATGGACGCAGGCGACGTCGTGACCCGGGTGCCCCAGGGCCGCTACGCGAAATTCGTCGTCTCCGACAAGCCCTACGACCTGCTGCGCACCGCATGGGCCCAAGTCCGCAAGGCCGAAAGCGCGGGCACCATCACCCGCTCACACACTGCCGAGATCGAGCGCTACACCGGCCCGACCTCGGTCGAGGTCTACGTCTCACTGGATTGA
- a CDS encoding GyrI-like domain-containing protein: MDFNVVDRPETLVAGTVLRSPALAVEGPRRARVEEAWKRNLARSLPGPPTTAYVDHAPEINSYLTHIVGYRCRSLADLLPGDVLARVPAGRFARFTASGDNLGDTIVSIWRAVWDAEAAGRFVRAYTGDSEHYPDARTVEVFVALADDQIDE; this comes from the coding sequence GTGGATTTCAATGTCGTTGACCGTCCCGAGACGCTGGTGGCGGGAACAGTACTTCGCAGCCCCGCGCTCGCGGTCGAAGGGCCGCGCCGCGCGAGGGTCGAAGAAGCGTGGAAGCGCAATCTGGCCCGCTCGCTGCCCGGGCCACCAACGACCGCATATGTCGACCACGCGCCCGAGATCAACTCGTATCTGACCCACATCGTCGGCTACCGCTGCCGGTCCCTCGCCGACCTACTGCCCGGTGATGTGCTCGCGCGGGTGCCCGCGGGCAGATTCGCCCGGTTCACGGCGAGCGGGGACAACCTCGGTGACACCATCGTGTCGATCTGGCGCGCGGTATGGGACGCGGAGGCCGCAGGCAGGTTCGTGCGCGCCTACACCGGCGATTCGGAGCACTATCCGGATGCCCGCACGGTCGAGGTGTTCGTGGCACTGGCAGACGATCAGATCGACGAGTAG
- a CDS encoding transglycosylase domain-containing protein — protein sequence MDQPTRADGAPGAGPNGERRARPAGAPPSGPPPRRNGGGDDGSDGPGRRGPGAKKRKSPWRIVRRVCYVGLALAILVPSAVFLVAYSTVSVPKPGDLKTNQVALIYAADGSTVLSNFVPPEGNRTDVTIEQIPPHVRNAVIAAEDRDFYTNPGFSISGFARAARDNVLGKESAGGGSTITQQYVKNALVGDERSLTRKMHELVISAKMARQWSKDEILAAYLNTIYFGRGAYGIDAAGKAYFGKPVQELTAAEGAMLAATIQQPSGLDPEKNPEGARTRWNYVLDGMVSGGNLKAEERQGMQFPQVVPVSTTKDKTLDTGPEGLIKTQVLKELNSAGISEQQLNTAGLSITTTIDPKAQQAAVDAATKKMEGEPEQLRTAVVSVDPRTGAVRAYYGGNDGQGYDFANAGLQPGSSFKVFGLAENLELGIPLSQMYDSSPVTVNGIKITNVEGEQCGMCTIAEALKRSLNTSFYRMQMDMQNGPQKIADMAHKLGIPETIPGVGKTLTESDGSGPNNGIVLGQYQARPLDMASAYATLAASGVYHAPHFVTKVVTAEGQVLLDRGDVAGERRVSAAVADNVTAAMKPIAAWSRNHNLANGRESATKTGTAQLGDTGENQDAWMVGYTPSLSTAVWVGSVDNTRLRNYSGGMIYGSGLPSDIWKATMDGALQGTSNETFPKPAPIKGQAGVPEWSAPYTAPSATDAPFLPPVVVVPSQVEILPGITIPVPGVQPQPQPQQRPQQRQENGPGPLPGQPVAPADGSSPTATGAPRPNGNGNGYGNSDEGQSGNGTQPTRGR from the coding sequence GTGGATCAGCCCACCCGTGCCGACGGTGCTCCCGGCGCGGGCCCCAACGGCGAGCGTCGTGCCAGGCCTGCGGGCGCACCGCCGTCCGGACCGCCGCCGCGCCGAAATGGTGGCGGTGACGACGGGTCCGATGGGCCGGGCAGGCGCGGTCCCGGCGCGAAGAAGCGGAAGTCGCCATGGCGGATTGTGCGCCGGGTGTGCTACGTCGGCCTCGCGCTGGCCATCCTGGTGCCGAGCGCCGTGTTCCTGGTCGCCTATTCGACCGTCTCGGTGCCGAAGCCGGGCGACCTCAAGACCAACCAGGTCGCACTGATCTACGCGGCCGACGGCTCCACGGTGCTCAGCAATTTCGTGCCGCCCGAGGGCAACCGCACCGATGTGACCATCGAGCAGATTCCGCCGCACGTGCGCAATGCGGTGATCGCCGCGGAGGACCGGGATTTCTACACCAACCCCGGCTTCTCCATCTCCGGCTTCGCCCGCGCCGCACGCGACAACGTCCTCGGCAAGGAAAGCGCGGGCGGTGGTTCGACGATCACCCAGCAGTATGTGAAGAACGCGCTGGTCGGTGACGAACGCTCGCTGACCCGAAAGATGCACGAGCTTGTCATCTCGGCGAAGATGGCACGGCAGTGGAGCAAGGACGAGATCCTTGCCGCCTACCTGAACACCATTTACTTCGGCCGTGGTGCGTATGGCATCGATGCGGCAGGGAAGGCCTACTTCGGCAAACCGGTGCAGGAGCTGACGGCAGCCGAAGGCGCGATGCTCGCCGCCACCATCCAGCAGCCCTCCGGCCTGGACCCGGAGAAGAATCCGGAGGGCGCGCGAACGCGCTGGAATTACGTGCTCGACGGCATGGTCTCCGGCGGCAACCTCAAGGCCGAGGAGCGCCAAGGCATGCAGTTCCCGCAGGTGGTGCCGGTGTCGACAACCAAGGACAAGACCCTGGACACCGGGCCGGAGGGCCTGATCAAGACGCAGGTGCTCAAGGAGCTCAACAGCGCGGGCATCAGCGAGCAGCAGCTGAACACCGCAGGCCTCTCGATCACCACCACGATCGATCCGAAGGCGCAGCAGGCCGCCGTCGATGCGGCGACCAAGAAGATGGAGGGTGAGCCGGAACAGCTGCGGACGGCAGTGGTGTCGGTGGATCCGCGCACCGGTGCGGTGCGCGCGTACTACGGCGGCAACGACGGCCAGGGCTACGACTTCGCCAATGCCGGTCTGCAGCCTGGATCGTCGTTCAAGGTCTTCGGCCTCGCGGAGAACCTCGAGCTCGGTATCCCGCTGTCGCAGATGTACGACAGCTCGCCGGTGACGGTCAACGGCATCAAGATCACCAACGTCGAGGGCGAGCAGTGCGGCATGTGCACCATCGCGGAGGCACTCAAGCGCTCGCTCAACACCAGCTTCTACCGCATGCAGATGGATATGCAGAACGGCCCGCAGAAGATCGCCGACATGGCCCACAAGCTCGGCATCCCCGAAACCATCCCCGGCGTCGGCAAGACACTGACCGAGTCGGACGGCTCCGGCCCGAACAACGGCATCGTGCTCGGCCAGTACCAGGCGCGCCCGCTCGACATGGCCTCGGCCTACGCGACATTGGCGGCCTCCGGCGTCTACCACGCACCGCACTTCGTGACGAAGGTGGTGACCGCCGAGGGCCAGGTGTTGCTCGACCGCGGTGATGTCGCAGGCGAGCGCCGAGTTTCCGCAGCGGTCGCAGACAACGTGACCGCGGCGATGAAGCCCATCGCCGCCTGGTCGCGCAACCACAACCTGGCGAACGGACGCGAGTCGGCGACCAAGACCGGCACCGCGCAGCTCGGCGATACCGGCGAGAACCAGGACGCCTGGATGGTCGGCTATACCCCATCGCTGTCGACCGCGGTCTGGGTGGGCAGCGTCGACAACACACGGCTGCGCAACTACAGCGGTGGCATGATCTACGGCTCCGGCCTGCCGTCGGACATCTGGAAGGCCACCATGGACGGCGCCCTGCAGGGCACCTCCAACGAGACCTTCCCGAAGCCGGCCCCCATCAAGGGCCAAGCCGGCGTGCCGGAGTGGAGCGCGCCCTACACCGCACCGTCGGCCACCGATGCACCTTTCCTGCCGCCCGTTGTTGTCGTGCCGAGCCAGGTCGAGATCCTGCCCGGCATCACCATCCCGGTGCCCGGCGTGCAGCCGCAGCCACAGCCACAACAACGGCCGCAGCAGCGACAGGAGAACGGACCGGGACCGCTGCCGGGGCAGCCGGTGGCGCCGGCCGACGGCTCGTCACCGACGGCCACCGGAGCACCGCGCCCGAACGGGAACGGGAACGGCTATGGCAACTCGGATGAAGGACAGTCGGGTAACGGCACCCAGCCGACGCGCGGCCGGTAG
- a CDS encoding DUF1707 domain-containing protein: MSTAASGRTRARDLDRANTCSVLDAAYAEGQLGADEYHDRTAQATAAKTLGELARVVGDLQAPAAVRDLVAARPTPPRNLLRRPRSGDGYPGHTRAGDRDRATTIELLDSGRRDGQLTEEEHETLTELAAAATTLGDLAGLVDDLQRPTDATPLARPPHSSRLQRYLIAVSVAIAGAAAAGFALTIGVSETEAAPVAPVAARTPDLGAVQPVVVVTPDILTAEGLTLFLQRYREKFGDLQVDELTLFDDYARISRAVPGQPNRVISYDYRGGFQQSGAVTGRKAGTSAADLAELNLAALSDALAKAPGTLRVPNGAVTHMAVEVNDSGTYSYYGIAKDRPFVSIYAGNKFNESGHMILTPAGEVTRAWPFEG, encoded by the coding sequence GTGTCCACAGCAGCATCCGGGCGCACGCGAGCGCGTGACCTCGACCGCGCGAATACCTGCAGCGTGCTGGATGCCGCATATGCCGAAGGACAGCTCGGCGCCGACGAATATCACGACCGAACAGCGCAGGCCACGGCAGCCAAGACGCTCGGCGAGTTGGCGCGGGTGGTCGGCGATCTGCAAGCGCCGGCGGCCGTGCGCGATCTCGTTGCGGCCCGGCCCACCCCGCCGCGAAATCTGTTGCGTCGCCCCAGATCTGGGGATGGTTATCCCGGTCACACTCGGGCCGGCGACCGCGATCGCGCCACCACCATCGAGCTGCTGGACAGCGGACGCCGCGACGGCCAGCTCACCGAGGAAGAACACGAGACACTCACCGAACTGGCCGCAGCGGCCACAACGCTGGGAGATCTGGCCGGACTCGTCGACGATCTACAGCGGCCGACCGACGCAACGCCGCTAGCGCGGCCGCCGCACTCGAGTCGACTTCAGCGGTATTTGATCGCGGTCTCGGTGGCCATCGCCGGCGCGGCAGCCGCCGGGTTCGCACTGACCATCGGAGTCTCGGAAACCGAAGCAGCGCCCGTGGCGCCCGTCGCCGCCCGCACGCCCGATCTGGGCGCTGTCCAACCGGTGGTGGTCGTGACGCCCGATATCCTTACCGCCGAGGGTCTTACGCTGTTCTTGCAGCGGTACCGGGAAAAGTTCGGCGACCTACAAGTCGACGAACTGACCCTGTTCGACGATTACGCCCGCATCTCACGTGCGGTGCCCGGTCAGCCGAACCGGGTGATCAGCTATGACTATCGCGGCGGATTCCAGCAGAGCGGCGCGGTCACCGGCCGCAAGGCCGGCACGTCCGCCGCCGATCTGGCCGAGCTGAATCTGGCGGCGCTGTCCGATGCGCTTGCGAAAGCGCCTGGCACCCTGCGGGTGCCGAACGGCGCTGTGACCCATATGGCAGTCGAGGTCAACGATTCCGGCACCTACAGCTACTACGGCATCGCCAAGGACCGGCCGTTCGTCTCGATCTATGCGGGCAACAAGTTCAACGAGTCCGGCCACATGATTCTGACCCCGGCGGGCGAGGTCACTCGTGCGTGGCCGTTCGAAGGATGA
- a CDS encoding DUF5318 domain-containing protein — protein MRIQRQVVDYALRRRSLLADVYAGRVGVAEVCDANPYLLRAAKFHGRGSEVTCPICRKEQLTLVSWVYGDGLGAMAGSARTPEELVRLAESREEFSVHVVEVCRSCSWNHLVQSYVLGTAPAPTRRRTGTRANRRAAE, from the coding sequence GTGCGAATTCAGCGGCAAGTGGTCGACTATGCGCTCCGGCGTCGGTCGCTGCTGGCTGACGTCTATGCGGGCCGTGTCGGTGTCGCCGAGGTGTGTGATGCGAATCCCTACCTGCTGCGTGCGGCGAAGTTCCACGGCCGGGGGAGCGAGGTCACATGCCCTATCTGCCGGAAAGAGCAACTCACGCTCGTATCCTGGGTCTACGGCGACGGCCTCGGAGCTATGGCAGGTTCGGCTCGCACACCGGAGGAATTGGTACGGCTCGCCGAGAGTCGCGAGGAGTTCTCCGTCCATGTCGTCGAGGTATGCCGGAGCTGCAGCTGGAATCATCTGGTGCAGTCCTACGTGCTCGGTACCGCTCCGGCGCCAACGCGCCGTCGCACAGGTACCCGGGCAAACCGGCGCGCTGCCGAATAA
- a CDS encoding transglycosylase domain-containing protein: protein MIVSSFGKRRRRGNPRRARGKSSAAPYASIAGWKERTTTRTDRKRSTRPPRSRRTTTPAKPVPAPAERPQRTRGERFRRLMLALFIIFVAVPSVLCVLVYWSAEIPDPTSVQTNQIATILASDGTTVIAKVVPPEGNRTPIPLSDVPKPMRDAVLSAEDRNFYSNPGYSTSGFLRAARDNLLGRGDAGGGSTITQQYVKNAFLGSERTLTRKMRELVIAAKMARQWSKDDILAAYLNTIYYGRGAYGIAAAAKAYFAKPVPQLTLAEGAVLAAVIRTPSILDPETHLPELTARWKYVLDGMVEMGVLAPGNRDATVFPPIVPISQIPDENVARGPEGLIRAQVLRELHSSGISERDLNTGALQITSTIDARAQQSALGAVHDRLDPQPPELRSAVVSIDPRSGAVRTYYGGNDGLGYDFAQAPLQTGSAFKVFAMIAAQQQSIPLSRVLDSSPVTDHGTKITNVDGESCGRCTIAEALKRSLNTSFYRLTMMMFDGPKAIADAAHQAGIPEEISGVAGKTLTEEDGHPLNGIVLGQYLVRPIDMASAYATIANSGVYHQPYFLQRVVTGDGRVLLDRGASEQQVGKQQPPGQQRIPRAIADSTIQAMTPIAAYSNGHNLAGGRPSAAKTGTTQLNDTKSNKDAWMIGFTPSLSTAVWIGTEQSQPIQTARGADIYGSGLPADIWKQMMDGALDDTPVEQFPAAGGQEPSKPSGGSYDILNPPKSQSQEPSKPSGGSYDILNPPESQSQEPVIVIPPAPQAPKQVEIFPGLSVPVPG from the coding sequence ATGATCGTGAGCTCGTTCGGCAAGCGGCGAAGACGCGGTAATCCCAGGCGCGCGCGGGGCAAGTCGTCGGCCGCACCGTATGCCTCCATCGCCGGATGGAAAGAGCGGACGACCACCCGCACCGACCGCAAACGGTCCACTCGCCCGCCGAGATCACGCCGGACGACCACACCGGCCAAGCCGGTCCCCGCCCCGGCCGAGCGGCCGCAACGCACCCGCGGCGAACGATTCCGGCGGCTGATGCTTGCCCTGTTCATCATCTTCGTCGCGGTGCCGTCGGTGCTCTGCGTGCTCGTCTACTGGAGCGCGGAAATCCCCGATCCGACATCGGTGCAGACCAACCAGATCGCCACCATCCTCGCCTCGGACGGGACCACGGTCATCGCCAAGGTTGTTCCCCCCGAAGGCAATCGGACCCCGATACCGTTGAGTGACGTACCGAAACCGATGCGCGACGCGGTGCTCTCGGCCGAAGATCGTAATTTCTACAGCAACCCCGGCTACTCGACCTCCGGATTCCTGCGCGCCGCTCGCGACAACCTGCTCGGGCGCGGGGACGCGGGCGGCGGTTCCACCATCACCCAGCAGTATGTGAAAAACGCCTTCCTCGGCTCCGAACGCACCCTCACCAGGAAGATGCGCGAGCTGGTCATCGCGGCAAAGATGGCGCGGCAGTGGAGCAAAGACGACATCCTCGCCGCCTACCTCAACACCATCTATTACGGGCGCGGCGCCTACGGTATCGCCGCGGCGGCGAAGGCATACTTCGCCAAGCCGGTGCCACAGCTGACCCTGGCCGAGGGCGCGGTGCTCGCCGCGGTCATCCGCACGCCCTCGATCCTCGACCCGGAAACCCATCTCCCCGAGCTCACGGCCCGCTGGAAGTACGTGCTCGACGGCATGGTCGAGATGGGGGTGCTCGCGCCGGGCAACCGCGACGCGACGGTGTTCCCGCCGATCGTCCCGATCTCCCAGATCCCCGACGAGAACGTGGCCCGAGGTCCGGAGGGCCTCATCCGCGCGCAGGTGTTGCGCGAGCTGCACTCCTCCGGGATCAGCGAGCGGGACCTGAACACCGGTGCGCTACAGATCACCAGCACCATCGATGCGCGAGCACAGCAATCCGCGCTCGGCGCTGTGCACGACCGGCTCGATCCGCAGCCGCCCGAGCTGCGTAGTGCGGTGGTATCGATCGACCCGCGTTCCGGCGCGGTGCGCACGTACTACGGCGGCAACGACGGCCTCGGCTACGACTTCGCACAGGCGCCGCTGCAGACCGGGTCCGCATTCAAGGTGTTCGCAATGATCGCCGCACAGCAGCAGAGCATTCCGCTCTCGCGCGTGCTCGACAGTTCACCGGTGACCGACCACGGCACCAAGATCACCAATGTGGACGGCGAGTCGTGCGGCAGGTGCACCATCGCCGAAGCGTTGAAGCGGTCGCTGAACACCAGCTTCTACCGGCTGACGATGATGATGTTCGACGGACCGAAAGCCATCGCGGACGCGGCCCATCAAGCGGGTATCCCGGAGGAGATCTCCGGTGTGGCAGGCAAAACGCTGACCGAGGAGGACGGACATCCGCTGAACGGAATCGTGTTGGGCCAATACCTGGTTCGCCCCATCGACATGGCCTCCGCGTACGCGACAATCGCCAATTCCGGTGTGTACCACCAGCCCTACTTCCTGCAGCGGGTGGTGACCGGCGACGGCCGGGTGCTGCTGGACCGCGGCGCGTCCGAACAGCAGGTCGGCAAGCAGCAGCCGCCGGGACAGCAGCGCATCCCGCGCGCCATCGCCGACAGCACCATCCAGGCGATGACACCCATCGCGGCGTATTCGAACGGCCACAATCTGGCCGGCGGCCGCCCCTCGGCCGCCAAGACCGGCACCACCCAACTCAACGACACGAAGTCGAACAAGGACGCGTGGATGATCGGCTTCACCCCGTCGCTGTCCACCGCGGTATGGATCGGCACCGAACAATCCCAGCCGATCCAGACCGCACGCGGAGCTGACATCTACGGTTCCGGGCTGCCCGCCGACATTTGGAAACAGATGATGGACGGCGCACTCGACGACACACCCGTGGAGCAATTCCCCGCCGCGGGCGGCCAGGAGCCGAGCAAGCCCTCCGGCGGTAGCTACGACATTCTGAATCCGCCGAAGAGTCAGTCGCAGGAGCCGAGCAAGCCCTCCGGCGGTAGCTACGACATTCTGAATCCGCCGGAGAGTCAGTCGCAGGAGCCGGTCATCGTGATCCCGCCCGCGCCGCAAGCCCCCAAACAAGTGGAGATTTTCCCAGGATTGAGCGTCCCGGTACCGGGATGA
- a CDS encoding inositol-3-phosphate synthase, which translates to MTETNQADTVRVAIVGVGNCASSLVQGVQYYKDADETATVPGLMHVKFGKYHVRDVKFVAAFDVDAKKVGFDLSEAIFASENNTIKISDVPPSDVVVQRGPTLDGIGKYYAETIELSEAEPVDVVKVLKDNKVDVLVSYLPVGSEQADKFYAQCAIDAGVAFVNALPVFIASDPEWAAKFTDAGVPIVGDDIKSQVGATITHRVMAKLFEDRGVQLDRTMQLNVGGNMDFKNMLERERLESKKISKTQAVTSNLKKELGANDVHIGPSDHVGWLDDRKWAYVRLEGRAFGDVPLNLEYKLEVWDSPNSAGIIIDAVRAAKIALDRGIGGPVIPASAYLMKSPPKQLADDVARTQLEAFIIGAE; encoded by the coding sequence ATGACTGAAACGAACCAGGCTGACACAGTTCGCGTGGCCATCGTGGGCGTGGGCAACTGCGCATCTTCTTTGGTCCAGGGCGTGCAGTACTACAAGGATGCCGACGAAACCGCGACCGTGCCGGGCCTTATGCACGTCAAGTTCGGCAAGTACCACGTCCGCGACGTCAAGTTCGTCGCTGCTTTCGACGTCGACGCCAAGAAGGTCGGCTTCGACCTGTCCGAGGCGATCTTCGCCAGCGAGAACAACACCATCAAGATTTCCGATGTGCCGCCGAGCGACGTCGTCGTACAGCGCGGCCCGACCCTCGACGGCATCGGCAAGTACTACGCCGAGACCATCGAGCTGTCCGAGGCCGAGCCGGTCGACGTGGTCAAGGTGCTGAAGGACAACAAGGTCGACGTCCTGGTGTCCTACCTCCCGGTGGGCTCGGAACAGGCCGACAAGTTCTACGCGCAGTGCGCCATCGACGCGGGTGTCGCCTTCGTCAACGCGCTGCCGGTGTTCATCGCCTCGGATCCGGAGTGGGCCGCCAAGTTCACCGATGCCGGTGTTCCGATCGTCGGCGACGACATCAAGAGCCAGGTCGGCGCGACCATCACCCACCGCGTGATGGCCAAGCTGTTCGAGGACCGCGGCGTGCAGCTCGACCGCACCATGCAGCTGAACGTCGGTGGCAACATGGACTTCAAGAACATGCTCGAGCGGGAGCGGCTGGAGTCGAAGAAGATCTCCAAGACCCAGGCCGTCACCAGCAACCTGAAGAAGGAACTCGGCGCCAACGATGTGCACATCGGCCCGTCCGATCACGTCGGCTGGCTCGACGACCGCAAGTGGGCCTACGTCCGGCTCGAGGGCCGTGCCTTCGGTGACGTGCCGCTGAACCTGGAGTACAAGCTCGAGGTGTGGGACTCGCCCAACTCCGCGGGCATCATCATCGACGCGGTGCGCGCCGCCAAGATCGCCCTCGACCGCGGTATCGGTGGACCGGTCATCCCGGCCTCGGCGTACCTGATGAAGTCCCCGCCCAAGCAGCTGGCGGACGACGTCGCCCGCACCCAACTCGAGGCATTCATCATCGGCGCTGAGTAG
- a CDS encoding PadR family transcriptional regulator, with protein MLELAILGLLLESPMHGYELRKRLTGLLGPFRAFSYGSLYPTLRRMQADGLIAEENAAGVAMRRARRVYQLTSTGRERFTELLADTGPQNYTDDGFGVHLAFFSRTPAEARMRILEGRRRQVEERREGLREAIKKASGSLDRYTRQLHQLGLESSEREVRWLNELIAAEQSTNAAPQKEGNIGHD; from the coding sequence ATGCTCGAGCTGGCAATTCTCGGGCTGCTCCTCGAATCGCCCATGCACGGGTACGAGCTGCGCAAGCGACTCACCGGATTGCTCGGGCCGTTTCGGGCCTTCTCCTACGGGTCGCTCTACCCGACGCTGCGCCGAATGCAGGCAGACGGGCTGATTGCGGAGGAGAACGCCGCAGGCGTCGCGATGCGCCGGGCGCGGCGGGTCTACCAGCTGACATCGACGGGGCGGGAGCGGTTCACCGAACTGCTCGCCGACACCGGACCGCAGAACTACACCGACGACGGCTTCGGCGTCCACCTGGCGTTTTTCAGTCGCACCCCCGCGGAAGCGCGGATGCGAATTCTGGAGGGCAGGCGGCGGCAGGTCGAGGAGCGACGAGAAGGACTGCGGGAGGCGATAAAGAAGGCCAGCGGGTCGCTGGATCGCTACACCCGACAGCTCCACCAACTCGGTCTGGAATCAAGCGAGCGCGAAGTGCGCTGGCTCAACGAGTTGATTGCAGCGGAGCAATCGACGAATGCGGCACCACAGAAAGAGGGAAACATCGGCCATGACTGA